From the Moorena sp. SIOASIH genome, the window AGCCAAGGCCAAAGGCTTTTGGGCCACGGTACGGGAATGGCTGATGGCTGACGGCTGATAGCTGAATGCTTACCTAACACCTAACACCGTGCCACCTAAAACCTAACACTGAGGTTACCTTAAGAAGCTGATCCTGAGTTTTCTCCAACTCGTCTAGACACTTCAACACCGTTTTCTTCCAGAATCACCACTGGATCTAAACCTCTAAACATTTCAATTCGCTTGACTAGCACTTGTCCACCTAATATAAACTGTCCAGCTTGAACACTACGACTAGGCTCATTAGGGACATCTAGGATAGCGTAATAGACACCCCTACCATTGTCAACTACCCCTGTGACACTGATTGTATATGCCAGCTCTGGTTCTGGTAGGATTGGCAGTTGCAGATCAAATTCAGGAGGGATAGGAGGAATACCATCCTTGACAACAGAGCTATTGTCTGGTATGGAACTAGGCTTAGCTTTGCTGGTCTCTGTAGGCCGAGTGTTCTCGCGCCGTGGCAAAACATTTCCTCTTGATGAGCCAGGAGACCTTCTAGCGATTGATGAGCTTGGAGGCTTACGGTCGGGCCTGGTAGCTCTTGAGGGGCTGGTGGGTCTGCTAGCTCTTGAGGGGCTGGTGGGCCTGGTAGCTCTTGAGGGGCTGGTGGGCCTGGTAGCTCTTGAAGGGCTGGTGGGCCTGGTAGCTCTTGAAGGGCTGGTGGGCCTGGTAGCTCTTGAAGGGCTGGTGGGCCTGGTAGCTCTTGAGGGGCTGGTGGGTTTTACCGCTACACTACTTCCTGTTCCAGGACGCGATCGCAAAGGCGGTCTTGCTGGTGGAGGAGTCAGAGGCTGTACCCTCGTAGGGGAGCTACTTGGTCTGCCGGGATTGGGCAAAATCTCCACCTCTGGTTGCACTGAAATTGCCGCAAACGGGTCAAGACGCCCCTTATCAATCCGATTTCTTACTTCATTGCTTGGCAAGGTGGTGATCAATGGTGGTATTGGTATTACCTTTTCCTGCTCCGGTGTTTCCGGGGATTTAGGAGCAAATTCAGCTACAGGAGGAGAAGGTTTGGTGCTATCCGGGGAAGCCACCGGCGTTGGTTTAGGGGTAGTCTGCTCCCCCTGTTCAGTCTTTCTACCCGGTTGACAGCCTCCTATAAGCAGAGCCAGCACACTCACCCATACGATGCATGATACTTTACCCATGACCACCTAAAAATAACGCTTTATCCGAGCATACCCTTGAAGTTATCGATCTATGGCACCAACTTCTTTTAAGATAGGATTTTTTTGGCAAACTTCCAAAACTGGAGACTCTCAGCAAAAAGCTGTGGGCATGCTATGGGCAATAACACCCAACTCAAGTAAGCATTCAGCCGTCAGCCGTCAGCCGTCAGCCGTCAGCCGTCAGCCGTCAGCATTCAGCTGACGTAACAAAGATTAAACGAATGCTTACTTGTTTTATTTAAAAGCTCAAAGCTGAGAGCTTATAGCTGATAGCTTATAGCTTATAGCTGATAGCTGATAGCTGATAGCTTACCAACTCAATAATCCCAAAGCGGCTTTCAGCTATCACTTAGCTATCAAGTCCAGTTACTTTGCCAGCTGTATTTGACACTCCCCGGCGTGAACGCGCGGGGATTCAAAGCGAGGAGGTACCCAAACGGGCATTGCTCGTAACAACCACATCGACCTCCCGTGCCGTAGCACCAAGAAATCGGTAGTCCACTTGGCGGTGCCAATTGCCTCTACTCTCTCCGACAAAATATTGCCATTGAGTCTACTTTCAAAGTAAGTAATGTGATTCGCGTGGCTTTAAAGACTATTTGCTTGTAGAGGGCTGGGATTGGAGTCTTTGACCGAGCACCATTTCGGTTAACTACCTTTTAACCAAAGCGTCCCACTACCAGGAATCTCACCCTTTCTTTTTAGGTCGTTGCGTCTTCTTTATTCTAGCACAAAGCCGTCGAACGAAGGACGGGCTTTCAGACCCATTTTCTTTGATGATTTTATAGCAGTTATCAATTCGGTGAGGTAAACAGTCCTAGATTTCAGGGAGTATATATTACTGATAATAAAATTTACTGTACCTCTTAAGTATGATCAACGCTATATATTATATTATTATCCTTCAATTATTAGGCTTCAATAGTTAGGAAATGTAATAAAAATGTAGTAAAAATTAATCTTGCGTCCCTTTCATTAACTTTTGCAACGCTTCCAAGCCTTTTTTAACGCGGCGGGATACCGTTACTACACTGATGTCTAACCGTTGTGCTACCTCTTTTTGGGTCAAGTCATGTAAAAAAACAAATTCCAGCACTTCACGAGTGCGCTTTTCCAAATGAGCTAGGGCTTGTTGAATGCGGATTTGGTCTTCCTGTGCCAGCTGAAAACTGCGATAGCGAGGATCTGGCACTAACTCACCCAAGCTGGTGTTTCTATCCTCTGAATCTCCCACTGGTGTATCTAAGCTCAGAGGTTCCCGATTTTGATGAGCTAGGGTAATTTCTTGCCATTCTTCTAGGGAAATGTTTAATGCTGCTGCTATTTCTTCTTCTGTCGGTTGCCGATTTAACCTTGATCGTAGATTTTGAGTAATTTCCACAGACTTTTGCCGTAGTGCTAGCCAGCGTCGAGGGATGCGAATTGAATAACCCCGATCTCGTAAATAGTGCTGAATTTCACCACGAATGTAGGGGATAGCGAAGGAACTAAATGCTATGCCCTTGGTGGAATCAAATCTTTCTATGGCACCAATTAAGCCAATACAGCCAACCTGAAGTAAGTCTTCGTAGCTTTCATGACACTGATTGACCCAATGATGAGCTTCTCTCCTCACTAGTCCTAAATTGAGACCAACTAGCTGATTGCGAAGTTCAGGTTCAGGAGATTGCTGGTACTTTTGTAATAATGTTAAGCTTTGATACTTAAGATTATGATTAAGGTTAGTCGCCATAACAAAGTTTAATGTGGTAGATTACAAGTAGATCACAATTAGCTCACAATCGGCTATCAGACCCCTAACTCATCCCAATTATCCTGGATGGAACAAATTTTTTATCCTGGTAATGGTTCAGGTCGAATTGGTAATGGTTGTGGGATTGCCGATTGACGATTTCCCGGATCCAATCCCCGGATGATCTTATGTTGCATCCCTTTTAGAGCAAGGGGATAAGTTTGAGTTGCTTGGTTAATTGTGCAGTTTGGTTTGATAACATAGTTGATTTAGTTAATCTAGTTTATTAATCTCCAAAAGCACCGCCCTGATCATAGTGTTATTGCTTTAATTGTAGATTTACCATTAAGTTTCTTAAAACAGTAATTTCACCCGAATCGCGAATAAGAAAGGGATGAAAGTTTATTAATAATACATACAGGATAACGAAAACGCCACATTCCGATCAAAAAAGGGGCATACGCCCCTTAGCAATTAACGTTTTTGCCAATTTCCCATTCTGGGAGTCAGTGGCTTCAAAGACTCAAACCAACGTCAGCTATGCTTGTTTTGGTTGAATGCGACCGTAAAATATCCCCTGAACTTTCACTTCTTCTGGCTCATCAGCACCTAAGTCAGTATCTGAGGGTTGTTCACTTATGAATGTACCAGCAATTTCCCCACTCTCCCTATCTACTTGAGCTATTCGCAGCTCAATGGTGCCTTCGCCTACATCTGCGCTCTTAACATTGGCAAACTCTTGGCTATCCGCTTGAGATGGCAGAGCAACCGAATTATCATAACCACTAGCCAGACCTCGACCTTTGGGATCTAGGAAAACAGCACCCCGATAGGAGGGGACGTAGAAATCGCCAACAAAGTCGGTGGAAGCATTGATACTCTCCAAACCAGGCTCAGTTGTGGCAACCAATTGCTTAATGGTGAACAGGAATGGGACTTGCTCACCTCCAGGCAACTGAATAGTGATGGCTTGGAAATCTATACCATCCTTTTCAACAAAGCTCAGACTACCATCTTCTTGATAAACTAAGTCTCCTCGAACTTGATCCAGGCTAGAGGTATAACGGGTCAATAATTTGCCGGGAACATATTCTGCCTCTTTGCGCTTAGTTCCTTCTTCCTTGACAAAGAAGGTGGTTGGCTGTAAGCACATATCCACAATCTGATAGGACTGGCTGGGGTCTAGAGGAATAGCACCCCGAGTCATTTCTGACAGCTGTGGACAGTTATTGGCTAAACCAGTGTTTTTAATCTGGTCATAGGTGAGTCCTTCGATACTTTCCAAGCTTGCTATATCTGGAGAACAGGAAGCTGTAAAGACCCCCAGACATAACGCCAGGAAGGCACAAATCAAAGCACGATACTTCATAGTCAATCTCAATCGTCAATAATCAGATCTAAAAATGTATGTTAGGTTGGTTCTTGAATTGGGTTGCTGGTGCCATAGGAGTTAAACAGCTGCTGCCCTCTAGGCATTGACCAGTATTATCCACAATTCACACCACACCCATGTTATAAGTCGGGCTACACACAAACTATCGGGAAGCTTGTTATTTGGTTGAACTACTGCCATTGGGGCATAGGGCATGCAAAAATGGCACCGATTCCGTGAGCCTCAGCTGTTCTTTAGAGCATTGTACACGGGAAGAGCCGCCTTTACTGCGACAGTTATTTGATGGAATGGATCGGGATAAAGATTTGGATTCAGAGCAATTACAGGCTAAATTACTAGAGATTAGCGCTGATATTCGTTCTTTGGCAAAGAATTACCAAGGTGATAACTTAGCGCTGTTGGCTATACTCAGGGGTTTAGAGGAAGTCCATGGCGAGATTCGAGACGGGTTCTTTCAAGCCTCATTGCCGGATACTCGCCAGAAACTATATGATTTGCTAAAGGATATTGAAGAAAAGGGTGGTTGGCCCTACATTGAACGTATGAATCTAATCTCTGTACTTAAGAAGCTGCCTTAGTCAGCCCGAACTAAGCATATCAGCGACGACCACTAGGAAACTGTTGCCCTTGTCGTGGGATGATTGATAGGGATTTAGAACAGACCGAAGAGTCCGGAAGAGGGGAAAAACCTGACTATATCCCGCTTACATTTAGGAAAAACCTTGGTTGCTGAGCAACTCATCGGTGCTAGCCAATGGTCCAACGTCAATGGTGGTAGCCAATACACCCACTGGACAAAATCCCGAAAGAGTGACTTAAGTTAAGTAATTACTATCAGTACTACTAGATGACGACAAAATGGCGACACAAGCCAGATCAAGCTTTGGCGGGTCAGCAAGACACTAACTCTTTCCAATGCTAGGATTTTGCCGTCAGAGTATTAAAATTTAAGTAACTATATACTACTATGGCGATTGCCGGAGATTCAATTAAATTTGGGACAGACGGCTGGCGAGGTATCATTGCCGCCGATTTTACCTTCGAGCGCTTGGCAATAGTTGCCCCTGTTGCTGCTCAAGTTCTGGCAGATGCTTATGGGGAAACCACGGGTAGCCAAACGATTATAGTGGGGCATGACCGACGCTTCATGGCAGAAGACTTTGCCAAAAAAACCGCAGAGGTGGTTCAAGCTGCTGGTTTTGATGTCTTACTCTCTAACAGTTATGCTCCTACACCAGCATTCAGTTGGGCAGCCAAGTCCCAAAATGCTTTGGGAGCTTTGGTAATTACTGCTAGTCATAATCCTGGCAATTACCTAGGCTTAAAAGTGAAAGGAGCGTTTGGTGGATCAGTTCCTATAGAAATAACTAAACAGATTGAAGCTAAACTTTCTCAAGCACCAGCATTACCTGAAAAAGAGGGGAGTATCAAGACCTTTGACCCATGGTCAAGTTACTGTGATGCCTTAAGACAAAAGGTTGATATTGCCCTGATTCAACAGCTGATTAGTCAGCAGAAACTGACTGTCTTTGCCCATGTCATGAATGGTGCAGCAGCAGGAGGCTTGAACAAGATTCTTGGGTTACCCATTATCGAAATTAAGGCCGAACGGGATCCCTTATTTGGTGGTAAAGCCCCAGAACCTTTACCTGGTTATCTGTCTGAGCTATTTGAAGCGCTCCAGAATCACCAGCGTCAACCGGGTGTTGAATTAGCAGTTGGGTTGGCATTTGATGGGGATAGCGATCGCATTGCAGCCGCTGATGGTCAAGGCAATTTCCTTAGCCCCCAAATCCTGATTCCCATCCTGATTGAACATCTAGCATCACGACGTAACTTTAGTGGTGAAGTGGTCAAAACCCTTAGTGGTTCTGACCTAATTCCTAGAGTGGCAGCACTGTATAATTTGCCAGTTTATGAGACGGCTATCGGTTATAAGTATATTGCTGACCGGATGTTATCCACTCCTGCTTTGCTAGGGGGTGAGGAATCCGGAGGCATTGGGTATGGCAACCATATTCCTGAGCGAGATGCTCTATTATCAGCACTGTATATATTAGAAGCGATCGCTAAATCTGGAAAAGACTTAAGTGAACTCTACAAGAGTCTGCAAGAGCAAACTGGCTATGCTTCTGCCTATGACCGGATCGATTTACATCTATCGGGGATGGAAGTGCGATCGCGTATACAAGAACAATTACAAACCCAGCCTCTCCAAGAAATTAATGGTCAGGCAGTGGTGGATTGCCAAACCACCGATGGGTACAAATTCCGTTTAGCTAACGACAGCTGGTTGCTGATTCGTTTTAGTGGCACTGAACCCTTATTGCGACTCTACTGTGAAGCAGCTACCCTTGAACAGGTAACTCAAACCTTAAACTGGGCTAAAGATTGGGCCAGTAAGTTTTAGAGTTTAAATTTGGGATTAATGTTGGATTTTGGATTGGCTAGTTTTGGTTGGGTTATTGAAAATCTGGGCTTTGGTGAGTAAGATCGCAATCGCGCATTAAACGCTGCTTGAGCTGTATCGAACTGACTCTGATTGCTAGTTAACCTTTCATCAAACAGAAAAACAACAAACTAGGGTTAGCCACTTAATTTATTGAGTGGACAGCGAGTGCGCCGGGATAAATCCAGGCAATTGTGTTAGAATAGAATGGTAAGTAGGGACAAGGTTGGTCACGTTTATATTTTGCTAGTACGGTGAAATTCCGGCCAGGAAGAGACGGGGTATATCCTACGACTATGGTACAGGCAAGTAACGCAGCAAAAAGTAGTGATTTATTGCCCTAATTTGTTGGTACAACCACTCCGAAAGCTAGTTAAATTGAAAGTAAATCCACAGGTTAACTGTTTGAGTTAATCCGAGGGAGGTAGGGCAGTGTTGAGTCTGCCAAACTATATAGACTAGGTTACTCTAGGCTTTAGTATAGTAAGCGTCGTGGAGCGCGGTTTCAACCCGCGTAACGACATCAGCTTAGAATCCCTGTGTTTTCAAACCAGGGAGAACTCAAAATCTGACCTTGTTGCTTTGAGTAATCCAAAATCCCAACATCAAACCCCAAAATTGCTGCCAAAATTGCTGGTTGTAGCTACAGGCAATCCTGGTAAGCTGCAGGAGATGCAGACATACCTAGATGCTTTGGACTGGGAATTGCAGTTAAAGCCACCAGAGCTAGAGATTGAAGAAACTGGGGATACATTTGCTGCCAATGCTTGTCTGAAGGCATCAGTAGTAGCCCAGGCAACTGGGCAATGGGCAATTGCTGATGATTCCGGTTTGCAAGTCGATGCCCTAGATGGTGCTCCAGGGATTTATTCTGCACGCTATGGCAAAACTGACCAAGAGCGAATTGAGCGGCTACTGGGGGAGCTAGGTTTGGAAGTGAATCGGCAAGCCCAGTTTGTTTGTGTAGTGGCGATTGCCCGTCCAGATGGTGCGATCGCTCTCCAAGCGGAAGGAATTTGTCGGGGAGAAATTTTGCCAGCTCCTCGGGGAACTGGTGGCTTTGGCTACGACCCAATTTTTTTTGTTCCAGAGCAGGGGTTGACCTTTGCTGAGATGGAGCCTGAGATGAAGCGATCTTGCTCTCATCGTGGCAAGGCTTTTGAATTACTACTGCCTCAGTTGAAACAGTTAGGTTAACTAGGGTGGCTAAAACCGTCAGCTCCCTATAAAAAT encodes:
- a CDS encoding photosystem II manganese-stabilizing polypeptide, translating into MKYRALICAFLALCLGVFTASCSPDIASLESIEGLTYDQIKNTGLANNCPQLSEMTRGAIPLDPSQSYQIVDMCLQPTTFFVKEEGTKRKEAEYVPGKLLTRYTSSLDQVRGDLVYQEDGSLSFVEKDGIDFQAITIQLPGGEQVPFLFTIKQLVATTEPGLESINASTDFVGDFYVPSYRGAVFLDPKGRGLASGYDNSVALPSQADSQEFANVKSADVGEGTIELRIAQVDRESGEIAGTFISEQPSDTDLGADEPEEVKVQGIFYGRIQPKQA
- a CDS encoding phosphoglucomutase/phosphomannomutase family protein; protein product: MAIAGDSIKFGTDGWRGIIAADFTFERLAIVAPVAAQVLADAYGETTGSQTIIVGHDRRFMAEDFAKKTAEVVQAAGFDVLLSNSYAPTPAFSWAAKSQNALGALVITASHNPGNYLGLKVKGAFGGSVPIEITKQIEAKLSQAPALPEKEGSIKTFDPWSSYCDALRQKVDIALIQQLISQQKLTVFAHVMNGAAAGGLNKILGLPIIEIKAERDPLFGGKAPEPLPGYLSELFEALQNHQRQPGVELAVGLAFDGDSDRIAAADGQGNFLSPQILIPILIEHLASRRNFSGEVVKTLSGSDLIPRVAALYNLPVYETAIGYKYIADRMLSTPALLGGEESGGIGYGNHIPERDALLSALYILEAIAKSGKDLSELYKSLQEQTGYASAYDRIDLHLSGMEVRSRIQEQLQTQPLQEINGQAVVDCQTTDGYKFRLANDSWLLIRFSGTEPLLRLYCEAATLEQVTQTLNWAKDWASKF
- the rdgB gene encoding RdgB/HAM1 family non-canonical purine NTP pyrophosphatase; translation: MPKLLVVATGNPGKLQEMQTYLDALDWELQLKPPELEIEETGDTFAANACLKASVVAQATGQWAIADDSGLQVDALDGAPGIYSARYGKTDQERIERLLGELGLEVNRQAQFVCVVAIARPDGAIALQAEGICRGEILPAPRGTGGFGYDPIFFVPEQGLTFAEMEPEMKRSCSHRGKAFELLLPQLKQLG
- a CDS encoding RNA polymerase sigma factor SigF translates to MATNLNHNLKYQSLTLLQKYQQSPEPELRNQLVGLNLGLVRREAHHWVNQCHESYEDLLQVGCIGLIGAIERFDSTKGIAFSSFAIPYIRGEIQHYLRDRGYSIRIPRRWLALRQKSVEITQNLRSRLNRQPTEEEIAAALNISLEEWQEITLAHQNREPLSLDTPVGDSEDRNTSLGELVPDPRYRSFQLAQEDQIRIQQALAHLEKRTREVLEFVFLHDLTQKEVAQRLDISVVTVSRRVKKGLEALQKLMKGTQD